In the Actinomycetes bacterium genome, GGTCGCGCCGGCCGCGTTGCCCCAGGGGTGGCCGAGCGTCCCGCCACCGAACTGCAGCACCGAGTCGTCGCCGAAGATCGAGACCAGCGCGGGTACGTGCCAGACGTGGATGCCGCCGGAGGCGACCGGGAACAGCCCGGGCATGTGGCCGAAGTCCTGGTCGAAGAACAGTCCGCGGCTGCGGTCCTCGGCCACGAACGACTCGCGCATCAGGTCGATCCAGCCGAGCGTCGCCTGGCGGTCGCCCTCGAGCTTGCCGACCACCGTCCCCGAGTGCAGGTGGTCGCCACCGGAGAGCCGCAGCGCCTTGGTGAGCACCCGGAAGTGGATGCCGTGATACGGGTTGCGGTCGAGGACGGCGTGCATCGCCCGATGGATGTGCAGGAGCATCCCGTTGCGGCGCGCCCAGTTCGCCAGCGAGGTGTTCGCGGTGAACCCGGCGGTGAGGAAGTCGTGCATGATGATCGGCATCTCGAGGGACTTGGCGAACTCGGCGCGTTCGAACATGTCCTCGACGGTGCCGGCCGTGACGTTCAGGTAGTGGCCCTTGCGCTCGCCGGTCTCCGCCTCCGCCTGCTTCACCGCCTCCGCCACGTAGCGGAAGCGGTCGCGCCAGCGCATGAACGGCTGGGAGTTGACGTTCTCGTCGTCCTTGGTGAAGTCGTTGCCGCCCCGGAGCACCTCGTAGACGGCGCGGCCGTAGTTCTTCGCCGAGAGCCCCAGCTTCGGCTTGATCGTCGATCCGAGGAGCGGTCGCCCGTACTTGTCCATCGTGTCCCGCTCGACGGTGATGCCGTTGGGCGGGCCGCCGCAGCTGAGCACGAAGGGCAGCGGGAAGCGGATGTCCTCCAGCCGCAGGGACCGGATCGCCTTGAAGCCGAAGACGTTGCCGACGAGCGAGGTCAGCACGTTGACGATGGACCCCTCCTCGAACAGGTCGAGCGGATAGGCGACGAAGGCGTAGAACGCGTCGAGGTCACCGGGCACGGGCTCGATCCGGTATGCCCTGCCCTTGTAGTGCTCGAGGTCGGTCAGCAGGTCGGTCCAGACGGTCGTCCACGTGCCCGTGGAGCTCTCGGCGGCGACCGCCGCGGCGGCCTCCTCGCGCGGGACCCCCTGCTGGGCGACGACCTTGAAGCACGCGAGCAGGTCGCTGTCCTTGGGCTGGTACGTCGGCTCCCAGTAGGTGGCGGCGTAGTCCTTGACGCCGGCGGAGAACGAGGTGGCGAGCGTGGTCATCGGAGCTCCCGTCGGTGCGGTCTGCGGGCGGAGGTGGTCGGCGTCGGGCCGGCGGGCACGTGAGCGGTCAACTGCGCGCCCTCCGCCCGTTCTCGACGACGCGCTTGATCAGCGGGGTCAGGATGAGCTGCATGGCCAGGTCGAGCTTGCCGCCCGGCACCACGATCGAGTTGGCCCGTGACATGAACGAGCCGTGGATCATCGTGACCAGATAGGGGAAATCGATCCCGTGCGGGTCGCGGAACCGGATGACGACCATCGACTCATCGGGGGTGGGGATCGAGCGGGCGATGAACGGGTTTGAGGTGTCCACCGTCGGCACGCGCTGGAAGTTGATGTCGGTCTTGGTGAACTGCGGCGTGATGGTCCGGACGTAGTCCGGCATTCGCCGCAGGATCGTGTCGGTGATGTCCTCGTGCGACTGGCCGCGCTGGGCCTTGTCGCGGTGCAGCTTCTGGATCCACTCGAGGTTGACGACCGGGACGACGCCGATCTTCAGGTCGCCGAAGGCCGACAGGTCGACGGTCGGGGTGACGGCCGCCCCGTGCAGGCCTTCGTAGAAGAGCACCTCGGCGCCGTGGTCGAGCTCCTCCCAGTCGGTGAAGGTCCCGGGCGGGGACCCGAATCGCTCGGCCTCGATCTCGTCGTGGACGTAGTGGCGGGTGCGCCCGGTGCCCTTCGCCGAGAACTCCTCGAAGACCTCGCCGAGGTCGTCGAGCAGGTTCGCCTCGACGCTGAAGTGGCTGAAGTGGTTGTTCCCCTCGGCCTCCGCCTGCGCGAGGGCCTTCTTCATCCCGGCCCGGTCGTAGCGATGGAAGGCGTCGCCCTCGATGTAGGCGGCCCGCACGCCCTCGCGTCGGAAGATCTGCTCGAAGGTGTTGCGCACGGTCGTCGTCCCGGACCCCGATGAGCCGGTGACGACGATGATCGGGTGCTTCACCGACATCGTCAGGCCCCCTCTCTGGTGCGGAACAGCCCCCGGCGGGAGAACAGCGGAGAATCCTCGTGGGTGCGGGACGGGTCGGTCACGTAGCGGCGTACCCGCTCGACCTTCGTCCTGGAGCCGAAGACGAACGGCGTCCGCTGGTGCAGCGAGGTCGGCCGCTTGTCGAGGATCGGGTCCACGCCGTCGCTCGCCAGCCCGCCGGCCTGCTCGCACAGGAACGCCACCGGGTTCGCCTCGTAGACCAGGCGGATGCGGCCGTGCGAGAAGTCCGGGCGGTCATCGCGCGGATAGAGGAAGATGCCGCCGCGGAGCAGGATCCGGTACGTCTCCGCGACGAGGGCTCCCAGCCAGCGCATGTTGAAGTCGCGGCCCCGCGGGCCGACGCTGCCGTCGACGAGGTCGGCGACGTAGCTGCGGATCCCCGCGTCCCAGTGGCGGGCGTTCGATGCGTTGATGGCGTACTCACGGGAGTCCGCGGGCACCTGCACGCCGGCTCGGGTCCGCACGAAGGAGCGGGTCGACGGGTTGAGCACGAAGACGTCGGTGCCCTCGCCGAGGGTGAGCAGCAGCACGGTGCTGGGGCCGTAGACGATCACCCCGGCCGCGAGCTGGTTGCGGCCGGGCTGCAGGACGGCGGCGAGGATGCCGGCCGAGCCCGCGGTCGGCAGCACCGAGAAGATGGTCCCGATCGGGGCGTTGATGTCGAGGTTCGACGAGCCGTCGACCGGGTCGAGGGTCACGACGAGCGAACCGCTGGGGGTGAGCGGGATCGGCTCCTCGCTCTCCTCCGAGCACACCGCCGCGACGTCCAGGCCGCGCAGCGCGGCGACGAGGTGCGCCTCGGCGAGGAGGTCGAGGGGCTTC is a window encoding:
- a CDS encoding form I ribulose bisphosphate carboxylase large subunit, producing the protein MTTLATSFSAGVKDYAATYWEPTYQPKDSDLLACFKVVAQQGVPREEAAAAVAAESSTGTWTTVWTDLLTDLEHYKGRAYRIEPVPGDLDAFYAFVAYPLDLFEEGSIVNVLTSLVGNVFGFKAIRSLRLEDIRFPLPFVLSCGGPPNGITVERDTMDKYGRPLLGSTIKPKLGLSAKNYGRAVYEVLRGGNDFTKDDENVNSQPFMRWRDRFRYVAEAVKQAEAETGERKGHYLNVTAGTVEDMFERAEFAKSLEMPIIMHDFLTAGFTANTSLANWARRNGMLLHIHRAMHAVLDRNPYHGIHFRVLTKALRLSGGDHLHSGTVVGKLEGDRQATLGWIDLMRESFVAEDRSRGLFFDQDFGHMPGLFPVASGGIHVWHVPALVSIFGDDSVLQFGGGTLGHPWGNAAGATANRVAVEACVQARNEGRDVEREARAVLTRAAGSSPELAAAMETWKEIRFDYDVVDKLAPA
- a CDS encoding phosphoribulokinase, with translation MSVKHPIIVVTGSSGSGTTTVRNTFEQIFRREGVRAAYIEGDAFHRYDRAGMKKALAQAEAEGNNHFSHFSVEANLLDDLGEVFEEFSAKGTGRTRHYVHDEIEAERFGSPPGTFTDWEELDHGAEVLFYEGLHGAAVTPTVDLSAFGDLKIGVVPVVNLEWIQKLHRDKAQRGQSHEDITDTILRRMPDYVRTITPQFTKTDINFQRVPTVDTSNPFIARSIPTPDESMVVIRFRDPHGIDFPYLVTMIHGSFMSRANSIVVPGGKLDLAMQLILTPLIKRVVENGRRARS
- a CDS encoding class 1 fructose-bisphosphatase: MTAVLADPADLGSVLSGWSAGHPDARAVADVVSALAGAGADLAEIVAAGPLTDLAPTGGTSNASGDEQKPLDLLAEAHLVAALRGLDVAAVCSEESEEPIPLTPSGSLVVTLDPVDGSSNLDINAPIGTIFSVLPTAGSAGILAAVLQPGRNQLAAGVIVYGPSTVLLLTLGEGTDVFVLNPSTRSFVRTRAGVQVPADSREYAINASNARHWDAGIRSYVADLVDGSVGPRGRDFNMRWLGALVAETYRILLRGGIFLYPRDDRPDFSHGRIRLVYEANPVAFLCEQAGGLASDGVDPILDKRPTSLHQRTPFVFGSRTKVERVRRYVTDPSRTHEDSPLFSRRGLFRTREGA